From Balaenoptera ricei isolate mBalRic1 chromosome 5, mBalRic1.hap2, whole genome shotgun sequence:
ataaagaagatgtggtacatatatacaatggaatattactcagccataaaaaggaacgaaattgagtcatttgttgagacgtggatggatctaaagactgtcatacagagtgaagtaagtcagaaagagaaaaacaaatatcatatattaacgcatgtatgtggaacctagaaaaatggtacagatgaactggtttgcagggcagaagttgagacacagatgtagagaacaaacgtatggacaccaaggggggaaaaccgtggtggggtggggatggtggtgtgatgaattgggcgattgggattgacatgtatacactgatgtgtacaaaattgatgactaataagaacctgcagtataaaaacacaaacaaacaaaaaaacaactaatactaaaattTCTtagggttatttgtatggaaatatgttaatataaatgtttcagacattacatgaaattcttaaaaatcttatatgttctggtataatgttataagtcataattctagttattactttaaaatgtatatctcagaaataactaaatttccttgtcagttgcattattatgaactttcatcaaatctttaaccgtggtcatttttaagtcttttgtcatttacagacagttctgggtgtactctgatgcttttgcaaaaatgttcctataaaagggtttcatcttcaaggaattcatggaaaagactctgacaagtacaggtttctggtaactgactatactgctgaactgaatgaataagcattttcagaactctaatggaaaactgatgaattcataaaagtgctaacaaaagatcaagatgaaaaaaaaattaattacatgggactgagtgaactgatgaggatgattataatttttgtgactttgtgtttgaattaaaaaaaaaaaaatcccacaaggacacagaggcaaaaaatatacaaatcaattttcactgcaaagtaaaggagctattacagtggaggattactggactgaatgtcaatgttatgacatagaaaaaaatatatatatatatatgtgtcatcttgggcatgttacttaacttgtctcatatgtaaaatgggatagtAGTAGTATTGTTGGGAAATTATGTGAGATAGTATATGTAATGTAGAGCACTTAGAATGGTATATGGTTCAACCAAAGACTATATATGTGTTTGCTTTCTTCTTGGTATTTTATTGTGTATATGCAATATAATTAATTTAGCTAGTTTCCCATTGATCAATGTATAGTATTTtcaattcctctgctattccaATGTTGTCAATATCTTTACATATCCATTACcactggcaaaaaaagaaaagaaaagaaaattgggtCATTTCCTCGCCATTTGTTGAAAGTTATAGTCCCAGCCattaaatcattttataattGTAATCTGACACCAATAAATATAAtatcttccatttttattatagctaaaaaataaaaaaataaaaatgtgtgaagATAACACATATAGTCTGTGCTTCAAATTTAGTATGtcatattaattattttctaaaactgctttaaaagggAAGCAGGGCCAATGCCTGAACTGTTGGTAATAAAAATTCTCAGAGTTAAGCCACTCATTCTCCCTCACATTCCTGTACATCTGTGGAAAGATTCTTAATAGAGCTAATTGATGCCGTTGTGATAAAATCAATGCACAAAAGCAAAATAACGTACGCTATCCAAGGAGATGATATGTAAATGCAGTTAACAAGGGGGAAAAGCTATGCTAATACCaacattctcattttctcttgccACAGTAAAGTTGGATTTGTCAGAATTCAATTAAAATCAGCATGGGAGAGAGGATTTTACACATTCATGGAGAAACATAAATAGCTGCCATCCAAATGCAATAATACAGTATTTAATATAGTTCTGATACTCTCACCACTTTTCTCCCCAGAATAACTGAACCTCACTAACTCTGCACACCGCTCCCCCGCTAGATTGGATCAGAGACCCAGAAAGACCTAGTTGTGTAGAAGAAAAAACTCATCCTTGGCTCCATGTTTTGGGGGTTCATCCAGCTTGTTCTAAGGATCAGGCAAGCTGGAAAGATTCGGGACTTAGATTCCGgtgtagggtgggagggagcaaaATGGAGTCATTTGCAAAAGGTAAAAAAGGACAGAGGCACTCCTAGAGAGCTCGGTCATGTAATCACTCATTTAATTAATCAGACATTACTTGGTGAATTTCTATATCCGCAGAGCACTGATCTGGGGACTGGGGACTGTATAGCAGGGGTTGGCAAGCTACTGCCAGCCTGGGGCCCGTTTTTGCACAGCCTGTGAGCTAGGGATGAATTTTGCATTTTCAAAGgttgttgaaaaaagaaaagaatatgtgtatgGGGAAAAACCCGGGTTTTTCCTCCTATGAGtctcctttactctcacactACTCCTGCATTCACAACAATTCTGACATTAGATGTGAGGGTGTTTCCCCCATCAAGAAATCCTGTGACACCAGCAGGGTGTCCTACGATTCAACTCAATTTTGACACTGCCTACCTGAAGATAGCATCCGATCCCACAGGTTAAGCACTCAGTCCCGTAAGACCATCCCcctcttcagatgccaatcacaagtagtaGGGCCCCAAGCTAACCACAACTTCTGTCCAAGttggctacaaatcagaggttctCACAGCCCCTTCCTTGGGTATAACTACTTTGCTAGAATGGATCACAAAACTCAGCGAAACACTTTaggttaccagtttattaaagaatATGTCAAAGGATACAGAGAAACagccagataaagaattcagggCAGGGTCTGGTAGGGTCCCGAGCTCAGGAGCTTCTGTCTCCTTGCATTTGGGGTGTGTCACCCTCCCAGTATGTTCACCAACGTGAACATTGGTGAACAGGACGTGTTCACCAACCTAAAAGCAATCTTAACCCCATACcattgggattttatggaggttTCCTCACctaggcatgatcaattattaactctatttccagcccctctcctctctctggagAAGTGAGTGGGGGGCTGAAAATTCTAAGCTTCTTATCATGGCTTGATCCTTTTGGTGACCTGCCCCCATCCAGGaaccatccaggagcccacctagAATCACCTcgttagaacaaaagacatttccaTCACCAGGAAGTTACATGGGTTTCAGGAGCCCTATGTCAGCAActggggtcaaagaccaaatattagaacaaaagttGTCTGTAGTGCTCTTATCACTTGGACTACTACAAGAGTTTTAGTTGCATTATGCCGGgaactaggggcagacaccaatatacatatttttactattatttaacaATATGTGACAGAGATATATGttgcctgcaaagcctaaaatactgaCTTTCtgaccttttacagaaaaagtttgctaatgCCTGATATATAGAGAGATTTAACTCTCATGAAGTTAGAGTctagaaaggaaattaaaacaacaataataaaaaaaattaaaagaaaaacaacaataataacaaacacAATAACATAACAATGATTTTTTGATCTTTTACTATCTTTTGAGCATCGAGTTAAGTGTATTatgtcattatctcatttaatcttcatcaaCAAACCTATAAGATAGTTATGATTATTGTTAACTTACCAATGAAGAACCCAAGACTAAAAAGGTTAGTATCAAAGATCACATAAATGACCAGACCTGGCATTAAAATCTAGGTTGTCTGACCCAGAGCCCGTAACCACTCAGTTCAGGTACACAAAATGACAAAAGGTAGAAAGTGATAGGTatctcaagaaacagaaaaacacaacACGCTGTGGGAAAACAGATATGGCAGCTAACACTTCCGGAGGGGATGTTCAGGGAAGATTTCAGGGACAAGGCATCTTTCAAAGGTCCTGAAAGATGGGAAAGATTGTAACGCTGTGGTGAAGGACAGGGAGCCATGGAACAGCCTAGAGGCATTGGTGTGTGGAGGGAACAGGGAGTCCCATTTAACGAGAAGGGAGTACTGGGAGCCCAGTGGAAAACCTGGATCAGAGGGAGGTCCCAGACGGCGTCGAATGCGGAACTaggggaaaaaacagaatagaaataaatgtgACTAAACATTTATGACTAAACAATTAGCACAATCAGCCCGATGCACCGCGGAGATTAATCTGAGAAGGATGTATTGGATGGAGTAGTGGAAGGAGAACAGAGGCAGAAACATACATTAGGAGACTACTAACAAAAATCCAGATCTGAGATGATAACGATCCAAATTAGAGGGGAGACGAACAGAGTGGTAGAGAGAGATGTACAGAGTATTGTTAAGTCTCCACCTACACTCCTTCCAAAGTCACAAAACCACGCAAGAGGGAAGGCAAAtggcttggcaaccacaagccccTCTTGCTTCCACAGGCCCCTCAGGCTAAATATTGCCTTTTCATGACATCCTCAGTCTAGTTTTTTCCCAGCCTCGtgccaacacacacacgcacacaccagtTTGACTGTTTTGCTGACTAAAGGTCCCAGTTttagacataaagaacagacttgtggttgtcaaggaggagggggtgggagagggatggattgggagtttgggattagcagatgcaaactattatatacaggatggatagacaacaaggtcctactgtatagcacagggaactatattcaatatcttatgataaaacataatggagggcttccctggtggcgcagtggttgggagtctgcctgctaatgcaggggacacgggttcgagccctggtctgggaggatcccacatgccgcggagcaactgggcccgtgagccacaactgctgagtctgcgcgtctggagcgtgtggcccgcaacgggaggggccgcgatagcgagaggcccgcgcaccgtgatgaagagtggcccctgcttgccgcaactagagaaagccctcgcacgaaacaaagacccaacacagctaaataaataaataaagtagctattaattaaaaaaaaaaaaagtggtaactcttgggaagaaactgagaaagatcgcttttaaaaaaaaaaaaacataatggaaaaaaaattaacacattgtaaatcaaatatactttgaaaaaataaatttttaaaaaataaaaataaaggtccCAGTTTTGGTCCTCTTGATAAAGTCATTACTTGATATTTGTTTTAATGGAATTTCACCTGAATAAAAATGTCAACGTTTTGGGGCTgagtggggaggtggagggaacAATGCCCACGCAGTGTGATTTCCCAGGTCCACAATCCACAGGAACTGTCCTCCAAACGGGTGGTGACATCTGTACACAAATCTACAGCTCACACTTCCTGACATGCAGGCCTTGGTTTGGTGGATCTGTCAGTTCAGTcacttaaaaacttaagtgggggacttccctagcagtccagtggtaaagactctgcacttccactgcaggggcatgggatcgatccctggtcgagggactaagatcccacatgctgcggaatgtggcaaaaaaaaaaaaaaaaaaattcggtgGTTATTCAGGAAGGGAAATAAGAGAGATGAAAATTTGGTCTGTGCTCTTAAGGAGCTAAGAGTTTAATAGGTAAATGAACTATTGATTGAATAGTCCAATGAATACAGAATGTTTTAATATAAATGCATGTTAATATCATCAAATTAAATTCATTTGAAACACTCgaggaatactttttttttgaatagCTGAATAATATGAACAGGTGAGGTTTACCcaccctctcactctccctttcCATAGTCAAACTGTCAACCAACTTGAATAGAAAGCTTCTTTGAAAATACACTAATCACTACCACTACTTCTGAAACATATCTGGACCTCAGTGGAATGAGTCTGTCTCCAAGGGCAGGATATGGTTTGGTAAATCTCAAGGGTGAAGCCAAGCAGGGAAGGACATTCTTACCCTGCAATGGTCTGTGAATGCTTcaagacaaaggagaaagaagaaaatgtggcTGGAGGGAAAACAAACTCAACCCCCAAGAGAGGCTGTATTAAGCACTGAGCTGAAAGAGTAGGGTGAGGACACAAACCCCAGGGAGGCAACAACATTGAAAGCCAAGAGGCGAGAGAAAGCCCTGTGGAGGGGGTGGAGCTTGTGAGTCAGACACGTGGATAGGAGGTCCTTGTACAGAAGAGCAGCGGCGTCTGGCTGGCTGCCAGGGGAGAGCAGCGCCTTAAACGTGATGCCAGACTGGACAGCCATAGTCTACTGACCATAAATGTGTTCTGGATTGGTGGCCATTACAGGACAAATCTAAATACGTACAGGCTGAAAGGATGACAAACAGTAAAAGAGCTAATAGAATCCAATAAGATCCTTCAGGTCTATTCTCTTTGGGGTGAGTTTTGACTTAGATTTTGAAGCTCATATTCCAGGCCTTCTTTGCTATCGTTGACTCATCTGGTCCAACTCCCAACAGCAAGTTATGGCCTCCTTTGTTTTGCCTGATTGTGCCTTTGAATCCCAAGTCCCACTGCCCTCGATGTATGTATGAATCATCGTTGAGCGCACAAGGAAGGATTCCAGTAAAGGAAATAAGCAGGGTTGTTAGAGGAGCAATTCTGGGGCCTTGTTGTTATTCACTGGACACTGCTTATTTCACTTTGTGGGTTTACAATGCAGCAGCTGTTTCAATGTCTCCTGTAAAGCTAGATGCAGAGAAATATCATGAattaaaacagaccaaaaaagacAGCAAATTACTTTACCAGTTACCCCCAAGTTGACAGTCTATAGATTACAACCAAATCTTAAAGTGTTTTGCTGGTCAGTTGTATTTTTCTGTAGCTCTTACGTGTCTATTTGAAGACCTAAAGCAGGTGATGTTTTCGGCCCAGATCCAGAGTTTAAAACTTACGTCATAGAATGTAAGCCTACCTAAAGTTTTATGAGAATTTCTGTTAAGCTTTTGGGGGTTTGGACTGTATGCTGTCATCCTtcattttcaaagaagacattttttaatgatggtgTTTCACATATATACTTCCCATTGTCGGCAACATCTACGCTGCATTACTTATAAACTACTGTCAAACTCTCAAAACTTTTCTGCCTCATGGCATCCTGAACTtgattccttctcctcttcctctcacgATGGATGGAGAAACAGATGATCATAAAGCTTTCAGAGGTCCTTGGTGGGTTTGTGCGGTAGGGGAGAGCTTGTGGGGAGAAAGGACAAATTGGAGAGTAGAGAAATAGGAACCGTTCTTGGCAAAATAGCTTTGCACGGGAGTCATTGCGTCTGTGTGATACCTCGATGCCAGCCTGTAAGAAAAGCAGGCTGGCAATGGGGTCACTCAGGGGTGCTCACTGGGGAAGAATAATGGTTCCTGCAGACTGGCAGCAAGAATTTGTCCTGTCTTTTCAAAATGCTGTGGAGAGACTTCTTTGCCAACGAATGCATCCTTGGGCCGCTGAAAGGGACAAGCAAATTTACACATATGCCTCCAGGTGAAAAGCATAGAAAAAAGGTTTCCTCTCCTCTGTACCtagaagacctgggttctagttCTGATTTTACTAACAACTAGTTGTGTGGCCCACAGTAAAACCATTTAGCATCTATGAAATCTAGCTATGTTTTGTGAATAAAGGGAAGATCTGAGTAAATAATCTCCCTGGCCCTAAAATTCCCTGGGCCTATAATCTATTATGTATCTGGTAGCCTCGATAGCAGTGAAAGTCTGGTGCAGCAGTTCTTCTAAAGCTTCTATTGTCTAGTCCTGTCTATAATCAGGCCAAGTCCTGTAGTTTGTGAGATTAACACGAGGCACAAAATAACTGTGTGTCATCAGAAACAAAGAGTTTGGAAAAGACATTTCCCCTAATGAAATTAAATATCACtgctcaaaaataataaaagcctaTAGATAGAAAATATCAACGCCACCACAAATCAACATCTGAGGAACAGCTCTAGAAAACATCTGGAAAATAGCGCTAAGTTAACAAACCACTAGATAAAATGTTTGATTTCCCAGTCACTGATGTTACT
This genomic window contains:
- the LOC132366073 gene encoding uncharacterized protein LOC132366073 isoform X1, yielding MSKHFSTAFPAFPQKPKPPHKQKTTLCFIKKITQLQVPMLPGSPLKNGSEKSPVLRASIIKLCYDMKGLGSSTLDENYFVQSLVPSAGSSSAFDAVWDLPLIQVFHWAPSTPFSLNGTPCSLHTPMPLGCSMAPCPSPQRYNLSHLSGPLKDALSLKSSLNIPSGSVSCHICFPTACCVFLFLEIPITFYLLSFCVPELSGYGLWVRQPRF